The Candidatus Neomarinimicrobiota bacterium nucleotide sequence AGAATTTCTAGGATCAGCCTAAAGGTTAATCCAGACTGGACCACCGCCGCCTTCGGGCGGAACCCAGTTTATAATCTGATAGGGATCCATAATATCACACGTTTTGCAATGGACACAGTTTGAGAAGTTGATCTGTAACCGACGATTATTCTCTTCTGTTACGATCTCATAGACGTCGGCGGGACAGAACTTTTCACATGGATTCCCAAATTCCTCAACACATTTAGTGATGCAAATATCCGTATCGTGGACATGTAAATGGGGGATTTGATCTTCATCGTGCGAGGTGGCGGAGTGATAGACATCTGTAACCTTATCGAACAAGTATTTTCCATCGAACTTCAGGTTGTTATAACGGTCATGATATTCCCCCTCAGCGGTTTTATTAAGATTTGTTAGATGAAGGTAATCTTCTTTGGATTGAAGGCGATTGAAGAGCCCCCACGCTCGACCACCAGTGACCAGTCCAAACCCGGCGTTAAAAAGGCCCGCCAGAAGTCCTCTGTCAAAACCCTGGTGGAAGTTCCTTACCTTCCAAAGCTCATCATGAATCCAGCTTTCCTGTACTTTCGTCTCAAAAGAGCTGAGCATTTCATCATCAAATCGGTTATTGTCTAAGGCGTCCCTAATTACATCCGCCGCCAGCATACCAGATTTCATAGCGAGATGGATTCCTTTCAATCGCTGTCCGTTCAAAAAACCGGCGGAGTCACCAATAAGCATGGCACCACCTACAGTAAGCTTTGGGATAGAGAAGTAGCCTCCCTCAGGCAGTGTCTTGGCTCCATAGGCAATCATTTCTCCTCCGTCTAGGAGTGACCTGACCCATGGGTGAGTCTTCAGAGATTGAAGCTCGTGGTGGGGGTCAACGTTGGAATCGCTGTAGTCGAGCCCTACAACGATTCCCACATTCCAAATATCATTTTTCATGCCATAGATGAAACCGCCACCAAAAATGTCGTGTCCCAAGGGGAATCCCATGGTATGAGCTACATAACCTGCCGGGACGGTATCCGGGGGCATTTGCCACAACTCTTTTACTCCCAACGCCCAGACCTGGGGATTCTTACCCGATCTTAGGTGGCATTTGGTTATGAGTTCCTTCGTGAGATTCCCGTGTGTCCCTTCCCCTAGAACAGTGACTTTTGCGCGGATATCTCCGCCCGCCTCGTAATTCGGTTTTGGTTGACCATTCTTGTCTATCCCGCGATCTCCCAATCGGACCCCTACGACTCTATCATCCTCATATAAGAGCTCGGATCCCGAAAAACCACAGAATATATCTATGCCTTGCTCCTCGCAGATATTACCCAGCCAGCGTGTGAGTTTGCCCAGGGAGGCGACATAACATCCATGGTGGGACATTGACTTTGGAATGAAAGGGAAAGGGAATTTTCTGGATAAGCTCAGGTAATACATGTGTTCTTCTTTAACCTCAGATTCAAACGGTACACCCTTATCCATATAATCAGGAATCAGTTCTTGAAGAGCTCTCGGATCTACAATGGCACCGGATAGAGAATGAGCACCGACTTCTGCTCCCTTTTCAATAATGGCTATTGAAGGTTCCTCCCCATTTTCTTTTAGGAGGCGATTAAGATGGATGGCCCCGCTGAGGCTGGCTGGCCCGGCCCCGACGAATAGTACATCAATTTCCAGAATCTCTCGCTCAGGCATTTTCAATCTCTTACATCAGACGCTTGGTACTAGTCCAAACTCTTTCCATTCCTTTCTCTTTGGCTGGGAGTGGCCAAACGCCTGACCGTATGACACTGAGTCACTCACTGTTTTTGAGAAATAGTTCATGTCTTGACTCCTAAAAGTGCTTCCGTCAGTTTTGGAACAATCTCAAGGATATCTCCGATGATGCCGTAGTCGGCCAGTTCAAAAAGGGGTGCTTCCGGGTCCTTGTTGATGAGTATAATATTTTTGGATCCTTTCATGCCTACCACATGCTGAATGGCTCCAGAAATGCCAAGAGCAAGATAAAGCTTCGGCGCCACGGTCTGTCCTGAGCTGCCGATCTGGTGGTACGGTTCAAGCCATCCTGCATCCACAACTGGGCGAGACGAAGCTACTTCGGCTCCCATGGCCTGAGCCAGATCCTTCACCATTGGTAGATTTTCTTCTTTGCCAATACCCCGACCTACAGATACGATCACTTCAGCACTGGAGAGATCCACAGCCCCGGCCGCCTCCTGGAAGGGGTCTCCCGATGTGCTGTGTATGGCACTTTCCTCCAGAGAGACGGACACCGCCCTTGCGGCAGCGCCGGATCCTTCTGTCACATCTTCTTCCTGAAAAGAGGCAGATTGAAAGGAGATGATACACGGCCCATCACTGTTGAGCATGGTATCCGCCACAAGTTTTCCGGCAAAAACCTGTTTTGACAGTACCAAAGATCCTTCATTTACACTATAGTCAATGTTATCGGCAAGAAAGGGGATCCTCAGCTTTGCGCTAACACGAGGGAGAAAATCTCGCACCATGTAGGTGTGCCCCATGAGCACGTACTTAGGAGATTCTGCTTCAATGACTTGGGACAATGCGGAAGAAAATCCGTCAGCACTGTAGCCACCGAGCAGGGTATTTTCAACTGTCAGAATTTCTTGAACATCTTTTGATTGAAAAGAATTGGCTAAGCCGGAAACATCCTCACCCATAAGTACCACGGACACAGGAAGGCCTAAATCGCGTCCCACCGCCTGAGCTCCGGCCAGAGCCTCCCAGCTCATACGGTGAACAGTACCGTTATTCTCTTCAACACCAACAAGTATGCTCATAACCTAAATTATTCTTAAATCTTTCTTGAGTACATCCACAAGACGCTCTACCTGTTGATCAACTGTTCCTTCAATTATTTCCGTTCGCTTTACTTTTTGAGGGATATATACCTTTGAGATAGACTGTTTTGCTTCATCACTGGAATCAGCTGTCACCTGTTTAAGTTCTTTTTTCTTAGCGCCCATGATCCCCTTTAGAGATGGATAACGCGGCGTATTGATGCCTGACTGAATACTGATGGATGCAGGAAGATCAAGGTTCACCCACTGGAACCAGCCAGACTCCAGCTCCCGCTTGACTTTGATTTTACCATCGGCAAGTTCAGTTGCGATAACCAGAGTAGCTGTGCTCATCCCCAACATCTCTCCCAGAAGAACACCCACCTGGCCGAAACCGAAGTCATCGGACTGCAATCCGGTCAGAATCAAATCAAACTTTTCTCCTTCCAGAGCACTGGCAAAAGTCCTGGCAATTTGCAAAGGATCGGATGCATAAGGGTAAGACTCTTCAATGTGTATTCCTCTGTCTGCCCCTTTTGATAATGCCTCCCTTATGGTTCTTTGGGTGCGATCCGGGCCCAGGCTTACCGCTACCACTTCACCTTCGCCCAGGTTTTCTTTGAGTTGAAGCGCTTCCTCAACGGCGTAGCTATCGCTCTCGTTGGTGATGAAATTGATATGCTCTTCCTTTACCCAAAGCTGGTCATCGCTGATTCTAAGGGGGGAATCGCCACCGGGGACTTGTTTAACGAGGACGGCAATTTTCATGTCTGATTAGTTTCCGTTTCGAGTTGGTAACGGACGATTACTCCAATTTACAAAATTTCAGGGCTGTCACGACGATAAGAATCGCTTTTCATCACAGTTTTCACACTCCGGTGTATAGCGGTAAGTTTGTAGCCTTTTGAAAGCGTGTTTATAATGAATAATCGAATTCCATTTGCGGCAGTCACAACTGCTTGTATAGCCTTCATCTCAATTGTCTCAGCTCAGGGACAAGTGGATCCGGAAAGCTTACTCTCCAAAACGACCCGAGCTATTCGAGTCGATTCACCTCCCACAATTGATGGCTGGCTTGATGATTCTGTATGGGAGAAAGCTATTCCCGTGACCGACCTCATCCAGACTGAGCCAGACAATCTGGCAAAGCCTACAGAATTCACGGAAGTGCGCATCGTCTACGATGACGATGCACTCTATTTTGCTTTTCGGTGTCACGATTCAGAACCGGACAGAATCATGAGGCGTCTGGCCCGCCGTGATGAATGGCTGGAAGCAGGGAATGACAATTCAGATTGGATAAACATTGCCCTGGATCCTCAGAATGATAACAGGACCGGTTACGTTTTTATTGTGAATGCCGCAGGGGTGAAGATGGATCTCTTCATTCCTGATGATGAGAATTATGACTCCTCTTGGAATGCGGTTTGGGATGCTAAAGTGTCAGTTGATGATGGAGGCTGGTCAGCCGAAGTTGCTCTACCGTTCTCTGTTTTCCAGTTCAACTCCCAAGGAGAGCAGATATGGGGATTGGAGCTGAACCGTACCATTTATCGCAAACAGGAGTGGCATGAGTGGCCGGGAAAACCGCGTGGTGTCAAGGGGCTTGTTTCACGGTACGGTACTCTGACCGGTCTGGAAAACATTCCTCCCCCGAGACAGCTAGAAATTCTTCCCTACGTTTTGGGTGGTAAGCAGTTAGGAAGTGTCACTGACAACACAGGCAGTCTGGGTGTAGATATGGAATACGGCCTCGCCACAAACAGTGCCGTATCCATCGCCATAAACCCTGATTTCGGTCAGGTTGAGGCAGATCCTTCAATTCTGAACCTGACGGCCTTCGAAACATTCTATCCCGAAAAGCGACCTTTTTTTGTTGAAGGGGGTTCTTTCTTCACACCGCAGTTTGGAGAGGAAATTGAATCTTGGCTGGAAGGTTCTTTCACGCTGGCACCCATCAGACTTTTCCATTCTCGCAGGATTGGCAAGGCGCCGTCCTATCTCAGTCCGTCCAATGGTTTGATTGTGAGTCAACCCGATGCTACCACCATCTTAGGTGCGGTAAAAGTCTTGGGGAAGACGCCATCGGGTATTTCCTATGGTTTTATTGAAAGTTTGACCGATGAGGAAAACGGTACTTTAGAAATAGATAACGGAGGAAATGTATCCCGGGAGAATTTTCTTATTGAGCCGCGAACCAACTATTTCATCGGTCGCGTTGAAGCACCTGTAATCAACAGTTCATCCATTATCGGTGCAACAATGACGGATGTCCGACGTGCATCAGCCAGAGGGATTTCTGTGGCTTCATTCGACTGGCGCCTCAGGTTCGGAAACAACCGGTTCGATTTCAGCGGCCAGGCGGCAATGTCTCAATCTGAAGACAAAAGAGATTTTGCCTCCCGTCTTTACCTGGCTTATGACAACTTTAAGTGGTGGAGTGCCGATCTCATTACAACCTACTACGGTGATTCATTTATGAACAACGACCTCGGTTTTCTTGAGCGAAATGGGGTATGGGCAGTAAGAGCGGGTGGTGGAGTCCGTAAACAGGATCCCTGGGGACCTTTCCGAAGTAACAATTTTTCAATGAGATTTTTTCAATACGCCAGGACGGACGGTATAGTTTTGTCTCGTCGAATAGAGTGGAATCTTATGAATATGTTCAAGAGTTTCTGGATGTTTGGCATGGGCGGTATGTTTCTTTTCCCAGCCACTGATGATGGTGACCTGTTTAAGGATCCCAATGCGTGGTTGGTGGGCATTTCCCCGCGCACAAGGCTATTTGTTTTCATGAGCAGCGATCCGAGGAATCGTATTGTTTTGAACCCTTCAGTAGGAGTCGGCAAAGCCGAAAACGGAAGTTTTGGTATTGTCCCTACACTCAATGTGACCCTGAACCCAACCAACTTCCTGAGAATCTCCCTTGAGACACGGTACTGGAAAGAGATCAGCTATGAACAATACGTCACCGTTCTGGAAGATGATAACGGATACCACAGGATATACAGTCCTTTTGATCAAGAGATGGTTGATACAAAAGTGAGAATAAACTGGACATTTTCTCCCGATCTTTCCTTCCAAGTGTTTGTTCAGCCTTTTGTGGTATCAGGAGACTATTACGGTTTCAAGGAATTAACGGAAGAATCAACACTGAACTTTTCCCCCTATCCACAATATACTTTTAATCCTGATTTCCAACTGCGTAATACGGTGGGAACCTTTGTCATACGATGGGAGTATTCCCTGGGAAGTACCCTCTACCTGGTATACAACTTGAATGATTCAAATGCCTACTCAGGGGAAGCGGATGCATGGTTCTCAAGCGGGTCAAACTCCCTGTTCCTAAAGCTGAATTACTGGTTTCAGCCTTAGGGGTATCTATAAAACAACTGGTTACACTTAATACTAAATTCAATGCTATGGTGAGACGGGTTTTCTGTATATCCATAACCTTATTTTCTGTTCTGTCGGCGATAAGGAGTAACTCGGACACCGATTTTGATCCCGGAACTCTTGTTCTTAAGGAGGTTTTTGCAAGAAGAACAGATACTCCTCCCAAAATCGATGGAGACCTCAGTGATTCTGTTTGGGATAAAGCGCCTGTCATTTTGGATTTTTTTCAGACAGAGCCTGAAGATCTGGCTCAACCTACAGAAAAAACTGAAGTAAAACTGCTTTATGATAATGACAATATTTATGTTGCTTTTATGAACTACGACTCTGATCCCAAAGCCATCGTATCGAGATTCTCCAGGCGTGACAGCTGGGCCCATAGCGAAGGTATGCGGGGTGGGTCGGCATCAGGGATTAACAATTCCGACTGGATCGGTGTTGCTGTCGATTCTAGGAATGACAATCTTACAGGATACAGTTTTATTGTCAACGCCGCAGGATCAAAGCTAGATACCTATGTTTATGATGACAGCCGCTATGACATGTCTTGGGACGGAGTCTGGGATGCCAAAGTCAATAGAAACGAGCAAGGGTGGAGTGTAGAATTTCGCCTTCCATTCTCACTATTTAATTTCCCCAACAGTAAGGAACAGACTTGGGGATTTATGATGAGGCGCTTCATTTTTAGAAAGCAAGAACGGATGGAATGGCCCGGTAAAAAGCGGGGGATGAAAGGGAATGTTTCCCGTTTCGGGGTGTTGAAGGGACTCAGTGAAATACCGCCACCTAAACAGATAGAACTGACTCCTTACACTTTGGGAGGTTACCACGCCAACGGCGGCGACCAATTTACAGGCGGAGCCGGTATAGATATGGAGTACGGTGTTGGGTCAAATACCACAGCATTTATGACCATTAATCCTGATTTTGGACAGGTGGAGGCAGATCCGTCAGTGCTTAATCTGTCAGCTTTTGAAACATTTTATGATGAAAAACGTCCCTTTTTCGTTGAAGGAATGTCCATTTTTCAAAATCCCCATCAGGGTTTTGAAGGGGATCTTTTCCATACTCGTCGTATAGGGGCGAGGCCCAGCTACTTTTCACCTGAATCAGGTGCCATTGTAGACCGTCCTGATGCCACCAATATTGTCAGCGCAGCCAAGATGCTGGGTAGAAGCAGTTCTGGGTTGGAATTTGCTGTGGTCAATGCCATGACGAACCATGAATATGCTACTGTAGAATCTGATTCGGGTGGCTTGAGTGAGTTTCTTATTGAACCTTATACAAATCACTTTGCTGGAAGAATAAAAAAGAGTGTTATTAACGATCTTTCCACTATAGGTGTGATGGTGACTGATCAGCGAAGGCAATTGGGGCATTCAGCCACAGTCGGCAGTGCAGACTGGCGGATGAAATTCGCCGACAACAGGCTCACTTTTTCCGGTCAGCTTGTTTCTTCATCTACAAAGGATAAAAGTGGTAATGCGGGGAGGGTACACTTTGCTTATGATGATCCTGTGTGGTGGAATGCAAGTGCCACTTTCCAGGCCTACGATGATGATTTTGATATTAATGATATGGGATATCTGAAGCGTGCGGGGATTCAAACCTGGGATATGAATTTCAGGATCCGCCAACAGGATCCCTGGGGTCCAATTTTAAAAAGTAACCTCGGCGTTAGTTATGATCTCAATCATCGGAATGACGGTGTAATGATCAAGCAACAAATGAACTTTAGTGGATCGGTTACCACCACCAACTACTGGAGTTTCGGCATTCATCACGGACAGATTCTACCCTCTTATTCCGATGATGATCTGTTCCGTGATTCTAGAGCTTGGATCAAAGAAAATCCTATCGGATACCGGGGAGGAGCCTGGCTTTCCACAGACGCAAGGAAATGGATTTCATTCAGACCGGGATTGGGTTACGGTTGGAAAGATAACGGTTATGGTGGTTACCGTGTCAACCTTTCAACCACAATAAGAGCTTCTCAGCGTTTGAGTACAAGCATCAATATTGCTCAGCACCTTCGACTCACCCCTCAGCAATGGGTCGGCATAGTATCTGATGAACTGGGAGATCACCGGGTCTATGGGCAGGCCAGACAGATAACGGATGAAATTACAGTTCGCCTGAGTTATGCATTTTCACCGGATCTCTCTTTTCAAACATACCTGCAGCCATTCAGGGCAAAAGTTGATTATTCCGATTTTGTTGAACTTGCCGCCCCCATGACCCGCCATTACGTACCCTTCAATTATACTGACAACAATAACATTATCATGGATAACACCATTGGTACTTTTGTCATGAGGTGGGAATATCTGCCTGGCAGTATTCTTTATGTGGTTTATAATCTCAACGACCGGAATTACTTTTCTGCCAGCTCGGACAGCTGGTCACCTTCCAAGTCCAATACACTCTTTATTAAGTTAAACTACTGGTTCCAGGCATAGAGCCGGCAGTTCGCCTTTCTTTTTTCTATTTCAGGTGGATTAGATCGATGCCCAGTTCGGCAGCGTGCGCTTTAATTCTATCGTCCCGATAGAATTCCGCATAATAGATAGCTGTAATGCCGGCATTGGCGATCATCTTGAAGCAGTCGTAACAGGGTGATGCAGTAACATAGATCTCACCATTTTCAATCCGGACGCCGTTCCGGGCTGACTGAACAATAGCGTTGGCTTCAGCGTGAATCGTTCGGACACAGTGGTCATTCTCCATCTCATGGTCAGCATCATCGCAGTGGGCTAACCCCCGGATGCTGCCGTTGTATCCGGTTGCAAGGATTGCTTTGTCCCGTACGATAACAGCACCAATATGTTTGCGGTTACAAGTAGAACGCGTTGCCACCTCCCTGGCAATGTTCATGAAGTACTGTTCCCAGCTGACACGTTCGTTGCTCATAAAGGGGTAGAGCCCTTTACAAAAATTTTTACAGCAGAGCGCAACTCCCCAAAATAGATTCGATCCACATATTCAGCTAGATGTGCGGTGATGATCAGGAAAGCCCAAGTTGGGACAGGGACATTGGCACAACCCCGGAGGAGTACCCGTTTACCTTGATATTGAGTCCAGTCGATTTGGGCAATCTTCTCCCTGAAAACTTTCTCCTTGATGACTCCTTCATGTAGGAAATCATCCAGGTGAATTGTTTCCACTACACAGAGAAGGAGGTCCCGCAGCCGCAGGTTCGGGAGGCGTTGGGATTGACAAACTGAAAACCGCCGGAGAGAAGATCGGAGGAGAAGTCGATTGTCATGCCCTTGAGATAAAGCAAGGACTTCAAATCAACAGCAACCTTAATGCCGTGATTTTCATAAATCTTATCAAATTCTCCCAACTCCTTGTCCCAAGCGAGATCATAATTCATACCAGAGCAGCCGCCGCCGGAGACGGAGGCACGAAGATAATCACCGTCTTCATCAGTACGGACTTGAAGGAGACGCTCCGCAGCATTTTCCGTGATGGTTATCCCTTCCAGAATCTCTTCCTGAATTTCACTCATATTATTCCCAATCTTTTTGTTTTTCTTCTTCTCGCGGTTTTGGATCAAAGCCGAGTTTTGATTTACCTTCATCCGTCATTTTCTCAGGCGACCAGGGCGGATCAAAAGTGATTTCAACAAACGCTTGATTTACTTCATCAAGGTTTTCAAGTTTTTGTCGAATATCATCCGCCATGGATTGCCCCATTCCACAGCCCGGTGTGGTGAGAGACATGGTGATATTTATGTCTGACTTATCTTTTTCAAAAGCTTCCTGAATATTGATATTGTAGATGAGGCCGAGATTCCAGAGATCAATAGGAATCTCCGGATCATAGCACTGCTTTAAAATATCGATGACTTTGTCTTCAGCAACCATTTCAGCAAGTTACATCATTTAGGGTCATCTCATCAAACATGTTTCTCATATTTTCATTGAGCCGCTGTATGGGTGAACGGATGTTACAATTATCGAGCAACTCACAGTTTGAATCAAAATAGCAGTCCATAATACCTAGCGGACCTTCCATCAGCTCAAAAAATTGTGTCATCGTAATGTTGTCTCTCTTGGTCTTCAGACTGTAACCGCCTTTAGGGCCCTGAACCGGTTTCACGAAATCGTGCCGGGACAATTCCTGGAGCACTTTTGCAAGCAACGGTTGAGGAATATGATACTGCGCAGCAATATCCTTAGCGCTGACAACTTCGTTTTCATCCACCAAATGAAGATGTCGCAAAGCGATGAGGGCGTACTCGGTTTTTCTTGTCAGTTTCAGCATGAATGATGAAAAAGGTACTTCAAATTACATTGTTGATATATACCAGTCAAGATGCTCTTACCTCAAAAAGTCTATGGCTTTTTCTAATGATGCTAACAGACGATCCACATCTTCAAAATCATTATAGAGGTAAAAACTGGCTCTTGCAGTTGCCGCTATGCCCAATTTTTCCATAACGGGCTGGGCACAGTGATGGCCCGCCCGGATGGCTACACCATCCCTGTCGAGTATTTGAGCAAGGTCGTGAGGGTGAACGCCTTCTAAGTTGAAAGTAATAACCCCGCCCCGTTCAGGAGGGGAGCCGTAGATGGTTACTTCCTCAATCTCGTTAAGTTTCTTCAGTGCATAATCTGTAATAATCTTTTCATGCTCATGAATTGTATCCATGCCGATTTCAGAAAGAACATCCACCGCAGCACCTAGTCCAATAGCTTGGGCGATGTTGGGTGTCCCTGCCTCGAATTTCCATGGCACATCGTTCCATGTAGATTCTTCCAGAGTTACTGTCTGAATCATTTCACCTCCGCTAAGAAACGGCTCCATCTGTTCAAGCACATCTGATTTTCCATAAAGAACACCCACACCGGTAGGCCCCAGCATTTTATGACCTGAGAATGCGAGAAAATCACAGTCGAGTGAAGATACGTCCACAGAGAAGTGGGGCACACTCTGTGCCGCGTCGATAAGTATTAAAGCGCCTACACTTTTTGCCAGCGAGATTATCCTTTCCACAGGGTTTACGGTGCCAAAGACGTTGGACTGATGGATGACCGATACAATTTTGGTTCTTTCAGTGAAATAAGATTCAATATTCTCCAGTGTTCCATCCGATCCAAAAGGGATATATTTCAAGGTAGCGCCAGTTTCACGGGCAGCCAGTTGCCACGGCACGAGGTTGCTGTGGTGTTCCATCTCCGTTATTAGAATTTCGTCACCTTCCCCAAGATTGTGTCTTGCCCAAGCATAGGCTACTAGGTTGATAGCTTCCGTGGTACCCCGTGTGAAGACTACCGACCGGGACTCTTCAGCCCCTATAAAGCGAGACACTCGTTCTCTTGCCGATTCGTACGCTTCCGTGGCCTTTTCACCAATAGCATAAATGGCTCTGTGAACGTTGGCGTTGTAATCTGAGTAGTACTCTGCTACTGCCTCTACAACTTGTCTCGGTGTCTGGGAAGTGGCAGCACTGTCGAGATAGTAGAAAGGTTCATAGGCCAACCTGTTATGAAAAATAGGAAAGTCACTCCTGATCTTGGCTACATCCAGCGGCAGGGATCGTACTGCTGACGGTTCTACTGTAGCACTCTCAGCTATCATATTAGTACATTCCCAGTTCCAGCCGGGCAGCTTCTGAGATCATATCCTTCGTCCAGGGTGGCTCCCAGACAAGTTCTATATTCACATCTCTTACGCCAGTGACACCAAGGACTTTTGCTTTCATCTCATCCACCATCATGGGTCCCATACCGCAGCCCGGTGCCGTCAGGGTCATTTTAATCTCCACATTGGTGCCGCCTTCTACAGCATCTGTGAGTTTACAGGAGTAGATGAGACCCAGGTCTACCATATTTATGGGAATTTCCGGGTCGTAACAGGTTTTGAGTACTTCCCAGATTGCTCCTTCGCTGGCGGTTCCTGTTATTTTTTTCTCTTCCGAAGCATCTTCTGTCACCTTTTTGCCTATGGTGTCGGCATCTTTTCCCTCAATCCTGAAAAGGGAGCCTCGGGCCGTTACCGTATAACTACCGCCCAGGGCCTGGGTGATACGGACCTTATCCCCTTTTTTCAGGGTAAAAGCATCACCAAAAGGAATAAGGGTGGCATCACAGTCCCGGGTGAGGGTAATGAGTTCATCACTGAATGTGTTCATTCTGTTTTCGCGACCTTATCTGCCCCGGTAAGACAGTTGTTTAAAGTGTGCCAAGCCAGTGTTGCGCATTTTACTCGGGCAGGATATTTATGAACACCAGCCATGACGGTTAGCTTTCCCAAGTCTTCTGAGCCCGTTTCCCCGGTGGTGACTAGCTGGTGGAAAGAGTCAAACAGAGATTCAATTTCAGTGGTTGATTTGCCTTTAACTACAGTGGTCATAATTGAGGAGGAGGCTTTTGATATGGCGCACCCTGAACCGTCAAAGCGGATATCTTTCACTCTGTCTCCTTCCACTTCCAGGTGCAACTTAAGTTTATCCCCGCAAAGGGGGTTGTAACCGTCACCGGAGTGTGTGGGAGACTCCAACTGGCCAAAGTTCTGGGGGTTCTGGTTGTGATCAAGGATCACTTCCTGGTAAAGTTCACGTAGGTCATCCACCGGTAACTCCATTGAGCCATGATTCAAGGAGACCCCGGGCGTACTCTTGAGCTTCTTCATTATTTATATCATCTACCACTTCATTGGCAAAGCCGTTAATGAGCAGTGCCTTGGCGGAAAGAACGTCAAGCCCGCGGGACCTGAGATAAAAGAGGGCGTCTTCGCTGATCTGGCCCGTGGTAGAACCATGGGTACACCTCACATCATCGGCATAAATTTCCAGCTGAGGGTTGGAATTCATGAGAGCATTGTCGCTCAACAGCAAATTGTTATTGGTCTGGTTAGC carries:
- a CDS encoding SUF system NifU family Fe-S cluster assembly protein, producing MELPVDDLRELYQEVILDHNQNPQNFGQLESPTHSGDGYNPLCGDKLKLHLEVEGDRVKDIRFDGSGCAISKASSSIMTTVVKGKSTTEIESLFDSFHQLVTTGETGSEDLGKLTVMAGVHKYPARVKCATLAWHTLNNCLTGADKVAKTE